The genomic region CGGCAGAAAATCCAGCAGCCGATCATTAGTATAATAGCGTTTGACGTTCACCGACAGGCTTTTGGGAATGCCAATATCCACCAACTTAATCTTGCCGCAGTATTCGCGGCCTGGATAAAGCAGTAATCCGGATTTCAGCAGCGCCAGGGTTACCGTCAGATCTGCCTTTACGGCGTGGGAACTGACTGCCCCGGTTGTGGCATTGACTCCGGTAGGAATATCGACAGCAACAACCGGTTTGCGGCAGTTGTTTACCAGTCTTACTACCTCCAGGAGCAAACCCTGGATTTCGCCTCCGAATCCGGTGCCTACCAAAGCGTCAATTACTAAATCCGTAAGCGCCAGATTGATCTTCAGCTTTGATAAATTCGCCTTAGTAACCACGTGAATTTCGCCCTGCAGCTTTTTAAAAATGCGCAGATTAAAGCGGCAGTCTTCGCTTAACTGGTCTTCCTCCGCCAATAAAAAGACCTTTACCTTAGCGTTCCGGTTTAAAAGGTGGCGGGCGATTACCAAACCATCACCACCGTTATTCCCTTTACCCACCAAGATGATGCAGCGCTTGTCGCTTAAATCGCCAAATTCTCGCTCAATCTCTCCAACAACCGCCACACCGGCGTTTTCCATTAGTACCAAACTGGGAATCCCAATCTCTGTGATTGCCCGCCTGTCAATGGTCTGCATTTCTTTTGCGGTTACAACTACCATGTCAGCTTTCCTCCCCCACGCTGAGAGCATAAGCAACAGCGGTGCTGCGGTTGTGAGACAGACTGATGTGCACAGCAGCTACCCTCTGCAGCTGGGCAGCCTTTTGTGCCTGTCCCGCTAAAATAACCACAGGCCGGCCGCTCTCTTCATTGAGTATTTCTATATCAGTAAAGCGCACGCCTTGGCGCAGTCCGCAGCCTAATGCCTTCATCACAGCTTCTTTAGCTGCAAACCGCGCCGCCCAAGACTGCGCTGTTCTAGCCCGGAGGAGTTCTTGCTCCCGTTTGGTATAAATCCGCTCGATAAATTTCTGCCTGCGAAGAGCTCTGGCAATGCGATCAATTTCAATCATATCAACACCGCAGCCCTTAATAACTTCTGCCACCGATATTCACTCCACAGTTACACTCTGAATATATTCATTTTCATTGTTCTTGATCGCAATCGGCAATTCCTTCCCTTGCTCAGCCGCGATGAATCTGGGGTTTATGCTCCCTGTTCCGCTTCAATCACTGCAGAAACTTCGTCAACAACCTGTGCTACCAGATCCTCATCAGGATGCTCGCCCATGACGCGGATCACCGGCTCGGTACCGGATGGGCGCACAAAGATCCGGCCTTTTTGGCCCAGTTTGGCCTTCGCATTCTCGATCGCCTGCTGAATATTGGGATTGAGGTCCCAACCAGATTTGCTGGCAACCCGCACATTTTTGAGCACCTGAGGAAATACCTCCATGACTGCCGCCAGCTCCGACAGTTTTTTGCCTGTTTCCTTTACTACCCCTAAGAGCTTCAGAGTAGTCAGGATCCCGTCACCAGTGGTATTTGATTCAAGGAAAATAATATGCCCTGACTGCTCACCACCTAGACTCAGCTCCTGCTCCAGCATCGCTTCTAAGACATAGCGGTCCCCGGCTTTCGTAGTTACTACTTGCCCACCGGCTGTTTCCAGCGCTTGAGCCAGACCGCCATTAGAATAGACAGTGGCCGCAATCTTTTTGTGGGGAAGCTGCTGCTTGCCTAAAAGATGCAGCCCGCAGATAGCTAAGATATGATCGCCATCGACCTCGTTACCCGCTTCATCAACTGCTAAAACCCGGTCGGCGTCTCCATCGTAGCTAAAGCCGAGATCAGCGCCAACCTCCTTCACATAATCCTGAAGCACTTTAATATGGGTTGAACCGCAGTTGCAGTTGATATTGGTGCCATCCGGCTGATTATTGATCACTGAAACCTCTGCGCCCAGCGCCTGTAAGACCGCCGGAGCTACTTGTGACGCGGCTCCGTTAGCGCAGTCAATGGCAATGCGCATTCCGGTCAGGTCGTAATCCACAGTATTGAGTAAGAAGTCTATGTATAATTGCGCAGCGTTTTTCTGGTGGTATACCTGACCTAAATCAGTTCCAATCGGCCGGAAGGGAACGCCTTCTCTAACCAACCTTTCAATTTCATCTTCAGTTTCGTCAGACAGCTTAAAGCCGGTTTCCGCAAAAAACTTAATGCCATTATCCTCAACCGGGTTGTGGGAAGCAGAAATCATAATTCCGGCATCTGCTTTTAAGACTCTGGTCAGATAAGCAACCGCCGGAGTGGGCACTACACCTAACAGGTAGACATCTGCCCCGACCGAGGTAATCCCGGCAATTAAAGCTGCTTCGAGCATTTCTCCAGAAATGCGGGTATCCTTTCCGATCAGTATCTTGGGACGCTTCACTTTCTCCGTTAGAACCGTTGCCCCCGCTCTCCCCAACTGCAGTGCCAGCTCAGGAGTGAGCTCCTGATTGGCCACGCCTCTGACGCCATCGGTGCCAAATAGTCTTTCCATTGTTAAATTCCCCCTCTGGTTACTTGCTGTTTGGCGGCTCGATCGGTAAAAGGGGCTCCTGCTGCTCCAATTCGTCCGGGTTAGGCTGTTCGGATTCAGGTGGAACCGGCAGGAGCGGCTGATCCATGTCAGGCTCAGGATCAAGCTCAGGTTCCGGCTCAGGCTCGCTCTCCGGTACCGCTGCTCTGATTACTAAGATAATCTGAACAGTTCCGCTGCCCTCTACCTGAACGCCGCCGGGCAGATTTAAGCCCATATTCATATTGTATTCACCGGCGGTAAGACCGGTTAAATTGATTAGCTGCGTTTCCACAACTTGAATCTGATTCACAAAATGGACAGGAATGCTCACCGTTACACTATCTGGGATCAGGCGCACCTCTGCAATTGCCAGCCCGTCAGCAAGCTCCCCATTAAATCGAGGCACAACGGGAAGGGTCCGCTTAGTCCTCTGCTCGGCGAGCTTAACCGTGACAAAAACATATTCCGGCTCAACTGTTACTCCATCGATATCGCGACCCGCTGCATCAACCGCCCTGACTGGAAAACTTCCTTCCAAAAACTGCGTCTGGCTGCCGAGATTGACATACGCCGCTGCAGTTG from Bacillota bacterium harbors:
- the acpS gene encoding holo-ACP synthase, translated to MIEIDRIARALRRQKFIERIYTKREQELLRARTAQSWAARFAAKEAVMKALGCGLRQGVRFTDIEILNEESGRPVVILAGQAQKAAQLQRVAAVHISLSHNRSTAVAYALSVGEES
- a CDS encoding phosphoglucosamine mutase; amino-acid sequence: MERLFGTDGVRGVANQELTPELALQLGRAGATVLTEKVKRPKILIGKDTRISGEMLEAALIAGITSVGADVYLLGVVPTPAVAYLTRVLKADAGIMISASHNPVEDNGIKFFAETGFKLSDETEDEIERLVREGVPFRPIGTDLGQVYHQKNAAQLYIDFLLNTVDYDLTGMRIAIDCANGAASQVAPAVLQALGAEVSVINNQPDGTNINCNCGSTHIKVLQDYVKEVGADLGFSYDGDADRVLAVDEAGNEVDGDHILAICGLHLLGKQQLPHKKIAATVYSNGGLAQALETAGGQVVTTKAGDRYVLEAMLEQELSLGGEQSGHIIFLESNTTGDGILTTLKLLGVVKETGKKLSELAAVMEVFPQVLKNVRVASKSGWDLNPNIQQAIENAKAKLGQKGRIFVRPSGTEPVIRVMGEHPDEDLVAQVVDEVSAVIEAEQGA